One genomic window of Arvicola amphibius chromosome 4, mArvAmp1.2, whole genome shotgun sequence includes the following:
- the LOC119812610 gene encoding LOW QUALITY PROTEIN: myeloid-associated differentiation marker-like (The sequence of the model RefSeq protein was modified relative to this genomic sequence to represent the inferred CDS: substituted 1 base at 1 genomic stop codon) → MSVSPVSVTHTTIKTSVSPGLESLTIVGSPRILLRPLGLLRLLELSSTCLTFSLVAHGGAWIGSTGNWCMFSWCFCFFMTLMILSMELGGFQRCCPLSWLNFPNICASYALCFCLSSSIIYPVTYVQFLAHGDVREHAVSATIFSCISCVAYATEVTWTRARRGQTTIYMATVSGRLKVFESFIACVIFLFISNPRLYNNNPALEWCVAVYAICFILTMVTIIVKVGNYTNIVPFNFASFLTSMAFLSVIFYTTAVVLWPLFQFNEVFQGQPQRTTDVTCQYKAPHSVCAWDRRLAVAVMTGVNLLAYMIDFKYSIXLAFVKV, encoded by the coding sequence ATGTCTGTCTCGCCAGTATCAGTGACCCACACCACCATCAAGACCTCGGTATCACCAGGCCTGGAGTCTTTGACTATCGTGGGGTCCCCTCGGATACTGCTCCGGCCCCTGGGCCTTCTCCGTCTGCTGGAGCTGTCATCTACCTGCTTGACTTTCTCCCTAGTGGCCCATGGAGGTGCGTGGATTGGCTCCACGGGCAACTGGtgcatgttctcctggtgtttcTGCTTCTTCATGACCCTGATGATCCTGAGCATGGAGTTGGGCGGATTCCAGAGATGTTGCCCCCTGTCGTGGCTGAATTTCCCAAACATCTGTGCCAGCTacgctctctgcttctgcctgtcaTCTTCCATTATCTACCCTGTCACCTATGTGCAGTTTTTAGCTCATGGAGATGTCAGAGAACACGCTGTGAGTGCCACAATCTTCTCCTGCATCTCCTGTGTGGCTTACGCGACGGAAGTGACCTGGACTCGGGCAAGACGTGGTCAGACAACTATCTACATGGCCACTGTGTCCGGGAGGCTGAAGGTCTTTGAGTCTTTCATAGCCTGTGTCATCTTTCTCTTCATCAGCAACCCACGCCTGTATAACAACAATCCTGCCCTGGAGTGGTGCGTGGCCGTGTATGCCATATGCTTCATCCTAACCATGGTGACCATCATAGTGAAAGTGGGGAATTACACTAACATTGTGCCCTTCAACTTCGCCTCCTTCTTGACAAGTATGGCCTTCCTGTCCGTCATCTTCTACACTACAGCTGTTGTCCTCTGGCCCCTCTTCCAGTTCAATGAGGTGTTCCAGGGCCAGCCCCAGAGAACAACAGACGTAACCTGTCAGTACAAGGCTCCCCACTCTGTGTGCGCCTGGGATCGCCGGCTGGCCGTGGCAGTCATGACTGGTGTCAACCTCCTGGCATATATGATTGATTTTAAGTACTCTATCTAGCTGGCGTTTGTCAAGGTCTAA